In Miscanthus floridulus cultivar M001 chromosome 19, ASM1932011v1, whole genome shotgun sequence, the DNA window GGGAGCGGAGGCAGCCGGCGGTGGATCCGCCCCTCCTCCccgtgacgcagaagctggaggccAGGAGGATACGGGGAAGAGCAGAGGCGGTCGTGGGGAGGAGCAGGGCCATTGCTGGCGTGCTTGTTGGCGGTGAGGAAGACGGGCGGCGCCGCGGCCCGCGGCGGTGTGAGCGGTGAGGAAGAGAAAGACGGCTCCGTTAGCTCTGTTTGCTTCCGTTTACTTCTATTGAGACGGGCGCTCCAGATAAGGAGGGCGCCAAATCCACTCTCGTCTTATTTAGACGTGTAACATCCTTTTTTGCTGAAAACCGCAGCAAAGCTGAATACAGTGGAAGGGCCATCTGGTGCTCATAAACTTCTCATGAGAGAAGCCACAGCAATGCAAATGACCCTTGTTTAGGCCAGGGAAAGATGTTTCACCCATTTTTATTGTACTTGTTTTTAGATCTCAGAAATCTTTATCAGTCAGTTTTCCAGTGGATTCTCAATTTTAACGATAATACCGAATTTTATTTGATTGTCCTCCATTTGCAGAAACCTGGTGGTGTTATTGCACTTCTTGATGAGGCATGGTATGCCTAACGTTCATCTTTCTTGTTTTTCCTGTCTTCTCCATCCATATTCACCTGTGATATAACTGATTGTGAGTCTATGACCAATGACTAGATGAAAAGCTATGTTAACATGctctctttccctctctcttTACTGCATCCAGTATGTTTCCCAAGTCAACACACGAGACGTTTGCCCAGAAGCTGTACCAGACTTTTCAAAAGCACAAACGATTTGTGAAGCCAAAGTTATCTCGTACCGATTTTACAATTTGTCACTATGCTGGAGAGGTAACTTTTTTTTGTGGAATTCAGTTACATGAGGGTATTATTGTACGCTGATGCTTGTGGACTTGTGGTATTCAGGTGTTGTATCAGTCTGATCAATTCCTTGACAAAAATAAAGACTATGTCGTGGCAGAGCACCAGGAACTGCTAAGTGCTTCTAAATGCTCGTTTATCTCTGGATTATTTCCACCTCCGCCAGAGGAAACGTCTAAATCTTCCAAGTTCTCTTCCATTGGAGCTCGCTTTAAGGTCAGCTCTACATCCATTTACTTTTCTCTCCATTTTGCTAATATGCACGGTGGATTTTTCATTTCTATGCTTTCTACGTGGCAGCAACAACTTCAAGCCCTTATGGATACATTAAACTCTACAGAGCCTCACTATATCAGATGCGTGAAGCCAAATAATGTTCTAAAACCAGCGATTTTTGAGAATGTCAATGTCATGCAACAATTGCGATGTGGTGTAAGTGATCTTGAACAATGACTTATTGTTACAGTCTACTATAGTGCACATGGTAGCTAATTAAGTTGAAATCTATTTATGGCAAAATCGCTTGactaaatttcatgccatttatcATCAGGGTGTACTTGAGGCTATCAGGATCAGTTGTGCCGGGTATCCGACACGTCGCACATTTTATGAGTTTTTGCATCGTTTTGGAATACTTGCACCTGAGGCCCTTGAAGGGAAGTAAGTTCGTTATTGAGCTTGTGCTGATAAGTATTTTCACAATGGTTTTGCTAGTGCTTCTAACAGCGCCTTTTTTTTAATATCTTAACAGTAGCGATGAAAAAGTTGCATGCAAGAGGATTTTGGAAAAAAAAGGCCTTTTAGGCTTTCAGGTAACATGAACTCAAATTCATTTTTCTTATCGCATAGTTTTGTTAATCAAAGTTAATGCCTAACCTATGATGGAGAGCTATTAGTGATCTCTCAAAGGAATTTGTTCATGGATTtttttgtactccctccgtttccaAATATATGGCGTTTATAGGGCAAGCTAATTAGTTAAAAAATGAATTGATTAGCTCCTCCTAAATATCATATATTTTAAAACGGAGGAGGGGGTACCTATTTACTAGTGCTTGCTTATTTTTACATTCCGGGCAACCAAACACTGCAAGCATAGCACCGAAATACAGACAAATACAGGACCTTGATAACTGTTTTGCATTAGGGCTTCAATGTACTACTTATTTTCATCACACTAACTCGGATTTATATTTCTTAGATAGgtaaaacaaaagtttttctgAGAGCCGGCCAGATGGCTGAACTAGATGCTAGGAGGACTGAAGTACTCAGTGCTGCGGCAAAAACAATTCAGGGGAAAATGCGGACACATATCATGCGAAAGAAGTTCCTTTCTTTGAGGAAGGCATCTGTATGTGTTCAGGCCATATGGAGAGGTATGTTTTTCATATAATTAACTGTAGCACTAACCCTGTTTCATTTTACTAATAACCAATTGACAATATCATGCTTCACGTTTTAGGAAGATTGGCTTGTAAACTGTATGATAACATGCGAAGGGAAGCAGCTGCCATCAAAGTTCAGAAAAACCAACGTAGGCATCAGGCAAGAAGATCCTACAAGCTCCACTATGCTTCTGTTCTTGTAGTGCAAACTGCATTGCGAGCAATGGCAGCACGAAAGGAGTTCAGATTTAAGAAGCAATCTACGGGGGCAGTTACAATTCAGGTGGTTTTGAGTTACTAGTAAACAATTATGCAACTCAACTGAGATAATGCTTCGACATTGGATATGTACCTTACCTGAATGCTCTGACTCTGCATGGCAGGCTCGTTATAGGTGCCATAGGGCTCATAAGTACCATAAGAAGTTGAAATGGGCAGCCATTGTTGCACAATGCAGATGGAGGGGAAGAATTGCAAGGAAAGAACTAAAGAAACTCAAAATGGTATGCATTGTATCCCAGTAAATGCACTACTGTACATGTCATGTTTCGTGTTATTAAAACTCATGGAATGAAAGATATAACCACATGCCAGAGCAGAGTAAATGATGCCATTCTCTGTGGAGTAGTTCATAAAGTTGGCAACGATGTAGCAGCATCAGAGTGTGCAAAAGACTGTCATTTTTAATGCATTGCAATATGCTATCATCTTCTCTTCAGGAAGCAAGAGAAACAGGTGCACTCAAGGAAGCAAAGGATAAACTCGAAAAGAAAGTGGAAGAACTTACATGGCGCGTGCAGTTAGAGAAACGACTAAGGGTATCTTTTCTTTTAACTTCTTTGTTTCTTCTCATGTGTTCCATTCCGTAAGCACTTCTAAGAAGCAAAACATAATTGTATCAATATTTCAGCTTCTGTAGTTTTAATATGTGCTAAGATATTGACATATGACtatttttttcaattatttgaCACAAGTGAATTCATGTGCACACAGACAGACTTGGAAGAAGCAAAAGCACAGGAGTTGTCAAAAATGCAGAGCTCTATGGAAGCATTACAAGCTAAACTGGATGAGGCAAGCACAAAGCTTGCCAAGGAGCGAGAAGCTGCCAAGACTATTGAAGAAGCGCCTCCTGTAGTGAAGGAAACTCAGGTCGTCGTCCAAGACACCGAAAAGATTGATTCCTTGACAACAGAAGTTCAAGAACTTAAGGTTTGCAGTCTACAACAACTATTGTCTGGAATTTCCTATTCATTTGCTCATCCTTTTACAACAACGTGACCCTATCAGATAAACTGAAGTGCTTCATATTTGGACGATTGAACACTTACACTCAATTTGTGACGTCTGATTTGCGGTCAAAAAAAAATTTGTGACGTCTGACTTCATTTTGCTGTAGACTTCATTACAATCAGAAAAACAAAGAGCTAATGATTTAGAAAAGAAACGTTCTGAAGAGGAACAAGCAAATGAAGAAAAGCAAAAGAAACTGGATGAGACTGAAAACAAAATGCGTCAATTTCAGGACTACCTGAGAAGGTTTAAGCTTTTTACATGCTCATCATTTTCTTTTGTGCTTCCACCACTGATGTTTCTATGTTTTGTCCTATTTTGCACGAGCCATGTCCAAATTCTCCTTTCATATTTAATCTTTAGACTAAATCTTTCCAGCAAAGTACATGCTAGAGTTCGTTAAACCTTATGTGTGTGTGATCTGCATGTTCTCATTCAGGTTAGAAGAGAAACTCGCTAATGTAGAATCTGAAAATAAAGTGCTTCGACAGCAAGCTGTTTCAATGGCTCCAAGCAAAATTCTTTCTGGCCGCTCCAAGTCCAATTTACAAGTGAGTGTTGCTATTTCTTTTATCTTATCTTCAATTTTGCAAGATTCTATCAATGAATTACGCCTCTTGTTTGGTCTACAGAGAAGCTCTGAAAATGTTCAAGTATCAAGCACTGATCCAAAAATAACTCCAGTAAGTGGCTTTCCATAGGTTATAGCAGCATACAATAAATTACTTGAAATATATCAAGTAAACCTTTGTTTCTCTATTGGTGCTTCAGGAATCCAATAATACGTCCTCACCTAAAAAGGAATACGATATTGATGATAAGCCACAGAAGTCACTTAACGAAAAGCAGCAGGTGTGGCCTGCCATCTATTCATGTGTCTTTAGGATCACTACATAGAtccttggattcatgttgctctGTCAACTGATATGTTTTGGACCTTTGCAGGAGAATCAAGATCTATTAATTAGGTGCATCGCACAACATTTAGGCTATGCTGGGAATAGGCCAGTTGCTGCTTGTATTATATACAAATGCCTTCTCCATTGGAGATCATTTGAAGTAGAACGGACAAGTGTTTTTGATCGCATCATTCAAACCGTTGGACATGCAATTGAGGTTATAATCATGATGCAATTTTCTTGCTATCACCTACAATGCTAAAGTAACATCATTTTGCTTGTGTTATGTAGACACAAGACAACAATGAAGTCCTAGCATACTGGCTTTCAAATGCTTCGACGCTATTATTGCTGCTTCAACGGACATTAAAGGCGAGTGGATCGACTGGTATGGCTCCACAGCGTCGACGGTCATCTTCTGCTACACTTTTTGGACGAATGACGCaggtatatatatatgtttttttttgaaacaaaggcaggagctctgccgctcaattaagacgAAAGAGTATAATAATGTACAAGAAGGTTAGCCAATCGAGTAGCCAAAATGGCACCCGAGAGGCTAACCACCCCATGCGACGCGATTGAGCACAAACACGACACACTGCCATGgatcatcgttgccgagcatggAAGCAAAGCTTCCAGCAACTTGGACTTCCCATGGCAGGCCACCCAGTGGTCACCTCCCGACGGGTCCCAAGGAAGTACCGCCAccggtcatcgttgccaagctcaaccaacgaagagcagctccgacttccagtCGCGAACCCATGCCTCGTTTCGAGGCCGTGGCGATAATCCAGatgcgacgccttcaggaagggagCGACGCCGATGGCGCCACCGTCGCACGTCCAAAGTGGACCGGGTTTTCACCCTTGGATGACATGCTAGAGGGAAAACACGACGCCCCCAACAGGGAAGCGGCGCCCAATGGCGTCGCCGTCGCCAAGGCTTTCGCCCAAGAACCCTCTAGCATGAACGCCGGGTCGCGAAGCCGGACCCCCTGCCAGCCTTCACCGCCATCGTCGCTGTCCCGCCGCCCCACGGAAGCCCCTTCAGAGGGGCATCGACGCGCCGGCTGCATGCAGCAGCCGCACAACTGCGTCGGCCGCCACCCCCTCCGTCCGGGCCACGCAGAGCCGGACCTGACTCCACCGCTCGCGTCCCAATGCCGCACGACAAGGCCGCCACTGGCCATCTTCGTCGGCCCTAGCACCTGCCGATGTCGCAGCCGACCTCGCCGCCAGCCGCTACAGGGCGTGTGCCCCACCATCTCGGGCGACGCCCCCAGCCCTGGACCGCCGGATCCGGACACCAGGCCCCGAACCTGGCgccccatgccgccgccgccgcctgaagggtcgagatggcgactagagggggggtgaatagtcttttctaaaacttaattgcgtcggctaaccgatacaaatgcggaattaagactatcggtctagccaagactataccccactatatatgttcactagcaccttgcaaagataacaattaagcaataaaggtgccgggctagctagagctctcctaaacaattctaggagcaaggttacacaaacctatgccactagtactttaagtgacaagggagctcctacacatgctagtaagcaaaagcacaaagctaactaagctcactagcaatgctcaataataaggcaaccaatgcctaattagagagcgcaaatacttagctacacaaactaaataatgtgactaacaaggttactaaaaccaaattagccacgcaagggagctacttctatgctacacaagcaagaaggtaattagcaagctacacaagctatctaattacaagagcaactacataagcttaatatgtataaaagtaattgcaagcttatataatggggatgcaaaccaacgggaagaacaaggttgacacgatgatttttctcccgaggttcacgtgtttgccaacacgctagtccccgttgtgtcgaccgctcacttggtggttcggcggctaattagcatcacccgctaagcccgcacatcgggcgccgcaagaacctaccccttgagtgagggtagctcaatgacacgctttactagagttgctcttcgcgactcccgcggggcaagcacaatgcccctcacaagcacttctccggagcgccgcacaagcttcttgcgcgcttcgacggagaccaccaccaagccgtctaggaggtggcaacctccaagagtaacaagcaccaccggcttgcaactcgatcacctagtgccactcgatgcaacctcacgatgcaatcgcactagaatcgctcacttacacaatcgaatgatcactatcaagtatatgtgtgatggagggctcccaagcactcacaagcatggacactaagtcccctttgGTGCTCCTctacagccatggccgagggccacttctatttatagccccaagggctaaactagccgttaccccttcactgggcaacggtcgggccgaccggacgctccggtcgtgttgaccgaacgctggacctcagcgtccggtcgctcacagacgaccacgtgtcccggttccaacggtcacttgacctgaccggacgctctagcttcaactgaccggacgctggaccctcagcgtccggtcgtttccagtaagctcccgagcatgaccggacgcgtccggtcgaatgcgatcggacgcagccagcgtccggtcacactccagcgactgctacactccacgtcagcgcgaccggacgcagccagccagcgtccggtgcattcagatccagcgtccggtgcattcagatccagcgtccggtcagttgaccgacgccagcatcttctccattctcttcacccttgctcaagtgtgctaaccacaagaatttgcatccagcgcaatagaaaatagacatttcattttcccgaaagcgccgaatcccgccgaacAAGCTcggcgagagggagagagggacccaaacccatctcaaccctacaaacaccaccgcctttgtaaatgtgccaacaccaccaagtgtacaccaccatgtgtatgtgtgttagcattttcacaatcatttcccaaaggatgttagccactcaacttgccacgccactcgatcctagcgataatacaaagttagatcactcgagtggcactagatgaccgatatgcaaacaagtttgcccctcttgatagtacggccatctatcctaaacccggtcataaacttctctacacacctatgaccggtgaaatgaaatgccctaggttatacctttgccttgcgcattccattccatctccttcaatgtcgatgcaacacatgcaccaacatgatcaacaatgatatgatccacttcatatcatcacatgatcatattggttcatcgatcttgactctacttgctcttcaccattgccatcgtccatcggcgccaagtcttgctcaagcttcaccgccacgcggtccatcactcaaaagccttcgacttgcccttcacgcttgcaaccggtccatcaagccaagtcttgtcttgatcttctccaccttgatcacatgactcaatgtcatgtctcatgtgcatttaagctccttcatcatcacatatgtgagctttgcaacatctccaagccattttcaccttcatggcatatgttgctcacacacatgtacctgtggactaatcacctgtgtatcttacataaacacaattagtccacctaagttgtcactcaattaccaaaaccaaacaaggacctttcaccgccTCCGTCTTGACCACAACCGCAGGCACCGCCTTTTGCCGGCCCGTCGCCCTGCCCGCCGCCGTGGCTGGCAAACCGGCCACCACGGGCAGGCAAGCCAACAGGTTGCCTCCCTGGCCAAAGCCAGTCCCTGAAGAGGCCCGGCTGCCACCGCAACAGCCAGGGCCGTGAGGGGAGAGGCATGCAGAGGAGAGAGCGCTGCCCCCAGCGCCATCACAAGCCCCGGTCGCCGCCGCAACCGACACCGGCCGCCACTGCACCCGCCGCCGGCCCCGAAGCCGAACTGGCCACCTGGAGTCCAGATCCGGCCTCCCGGGCACCGTATCTGACCTCACGTGGCCCGGACCGGCAGCCCCAGctgtcgccgccgtcgccgccgtcgccgtcaagagaggaggaggggaacgCGCGGAGGAGAAAGAGAGCCCGCCGCCGTCCCCTGCGCCAGCTCGGGCACCAGTCGGCGCCGCCATAGCCACGATGGCCCTCCCCGCTGAGCTCCACGCAGCTCACGTGAGGGGAGGGGCCGTCGGCCTGCTGCCCCACGCGCCGCCAATAGAAGGGAGAAGGGCCCCGCCGCCCCATCCCTGTCGGCCGGGCGGCCAGCTCCGGCGGCGCggcagggaagggaggggaggggctgcTAGGGTTTGGGGGGGGGAGCGACGCGGGGGCATATATATATGTTCTTAATTTTTGCGCTCATTTCTTTTGTTCTTCTTTAAATGAAGCTTCATATTTAATGAATATGCTTTTTATTCCCTATCTAATTCTAGAGCTTCAGAGGAGCGCCACAAGGTGTAAATCTTTCTCTCATAAATGGAAGCATGGTTACTGGAGTTGAAACTCTGAGACAAGTCGAAGCCAAGTATCCCGCTTTACTGTTTAAACAGCAGCTTACAGCATACGTGGAGAAGATATATGGAATGATCCGGGATAATTTGAAGAAAGAGATATCTCCCTTGCTTGGCTTGTGCATTCAGGTATTCACGATTTCTTAGTCCACAGAATGATAACCATCGTGTTGGCTTGTCTAACTGATGGCTTCATGTGATTCTCCTTTCGAATACCAACACTGCAGGCCCCGAGAACATCAAGGGCAAGCTTAATGAAAGGGTCTTCACGTTCAAACACTAATACTGCTGCCCAACAAGCTTTGATTGCTCACTGGCAAGGGATTGTGAAGAGCCTAGGAAATTTTGTGAACATACTGAAAGTGAACAATGTCGGTataatgtttcttttttttttccttcattTCTTAGGAGAAATTTTTTGAACAGCTAGAAAAGCATTATTCATATAATTTTTTTGCATGAtcattaaacatgattaaagttGTGTATCATTGTGCCCTGCCTGTGTATGACACTGCTGCAGGTTCCTCCATTCTTGGTGCGAAAAGTATTCACTCAGATATTCTCATTTATCAATGTACAACTATTTAACAGGTAAAGTACGTTTAAAACAGAGCTCTTAACTGTTGACTTTCCATACTCCAGAAGTGTCTTACTGAGCTTCATTTTAACATGGTCTGTCTGTCTTCAGTTTACTACTAAGAAGGGAGTGCTGTTCATTCAGTAATGGCGAGTATGTAAAAGCAGGATTAGCTGAACTTGAACATTGGTGCTATAGGGCTACTGATGAGGTATCATTAGCTATTCTTGTTACATGCCAATTATAGATGATATAAACATATTCATGATTGAAGATTGCACAACAATTTGTTCTAAACCATATGCTAGTTTTTAACTTTTTATGCACATGCTTCTTCTGTGACTAATAACAAAAGAAAAATAAACATATTAAACAAAGATACATGTTATTTGAACGCTTGCAACTCAGCATCAAAATTGAGTTCTCATCTAGTGCTTTTCCTACTTGCAGTATGCAGGTTCAGCCTGGGATGAGCTTAAACATATTAAACAAGCTATTGGTTTCCTGGTAATTTGTTTTTCCATTTCTCCTATCATGACAATACAAGGAGTGATACATAAAGTGTAAGATTGCAGCTTGAAAATATAGCAAAATCAAATATACAGTTCTCTCTTTAATCTTTATTACAGGTAATTCATCAAAAGCCAAAGAAAACATTCGATGAAATAAGTCACGACCTTTGTCCGGTAAGGGACAAATTTTTTATTGTCTAATTTTGTCCCTCACTC includes these proteins:
- the LOC136527484 gene encoding myosin-11-like isoform X2; amino-acid sequence: MGTKVNIIVGSHVWAEDPDTCWVDGEVVKINGEEAEIQATNGKKIVANLSKLYPKDMEAAAGGVDDMTKLSYLHEPGVLQNLAIRYELNEIYTYTGNILIAVNPFQRLPHLYDPHMMQQYKGAPFGELSPHVFAVADVAYRAMINENKSNAILVSGESGAGKTETTKMLMRYLAYLGGRAATEGRTVEQQVLESNPVLEAFGNAKTVRNNNSSRFGKFVEIQFDKHGRISGAAIRTYLLERSRVCQISDPERNYHCFYLLCAAPQEDVEKYKLGNPKSFHYLNQSNCYELVGVSDAHEYLATRRAMDIVGISTQEQDAIFRVVAAILHIGNIEFSKGKEVDSSVLKDEKSKFHLETTAELLMCNPGALEDALCKRVMVTPEEVIKRSLDPYNATISRDGLAKTIYSRLFDWLVDKINSSIGQDASSKCLIGVLDIYGFESFKANSFEQFCINYTNEKLQQHFNQHVFKMEQEEYTKEQIDWSYIEFVDNQDVLDLIEKKPGGVIALLDEACMFPKSTHETFAQKLYQTFQKHKRFVKPKLSRTDFTICHYAGEVLYQSDQFLDKNKDYVVAEHQELLSASKCSFISGLFPPPPEETSKSSKFSSIGARFKQQLQALMDTLNSTEPHYIRCVKPNNVLKPAIFENVNVMQQLRCGGVLEAIRISCAGYPTRRTFYEFLHRFGILAPEALEGNSDEKVACKRILEKKGLLGFQIGKTKVFLRAGQMAELDARRTEVLSAAAKTIQGKMRTHIMRKKFLSLRKASVCVQAIWRGRLACKLYDNMRREAAAIKVQKNQRRHQARRSYKLHYASVLVVQTALRAMAARKEFRFKKQSTGAVTIQARYRCHRAHKYHKKLKWAAIVAQCRWRGRIARKELKKLKMEARETGALKEAKDKLEKKVEELTWRVQLEKRLRTDLEEAKAQELSKMQSSMEALQAKLDEASTKLAKEREAAKTIEEAPPVVKETQVVVQDTEKIDSLTTEVQELKTSLQSEKQRANDLEKKRSEEEQANEEKQKKLDETENKMRQFQDYLRRLEEKLANVESENKVLRQQAVSMAPSKILSGRSKSNLQRSSENVQVSSTDPKITPESNNTSSPKKEYDIDDKPQKSLNEKQQENQDLLIRCIAQHLGYAGNRPVAACIIYKCLLHWRSFEVERTSVFDRIIQTVGHAIETQDNNEVLAYWLSNASTLLLLLQRTLKASGSTGMAPQRRRSSSATLFGRMTQSFRGAPQGVNLSLINGSMVTGVETLRQVEAKYPALLFKQQLTAYVEKIYGMIRDNLKKEISPLLGLCIQAPRTSRASLMKGSSRSNTNTAAQQALIAHWQGIVKSLGNFVNILKVNNVPPFLVRKVFTQIFSFINVQLFNSLLLRRECCSFSNGEYVKAGLAELEHWCYRATDEYAGSAWDELKHIKQAIGFLVIHQKPKKTFDEISHDLCPVLSIQQLYRISTMYWDDKYGTHSVSPEVISNMRVLMTEDSNNPVSNSFLLDDDSSIPFSVDDISKSMQQIDISDIEPPPLIRENSGFVFLLPPPE
- the LOC136527484 gene encoding myosin-11-like isoform X1, which gives rise to MQGTKVNIIVGSHVWAEDPDTCWVDGEVVKINGEEAEIQATNGKKIVANLSKLYPKDMEAAAGGVDDMTKLSYLHEPGVLQNLAIRYELNEIYTYTGNILIAVNPFQRLPHLYDPHMMQQYKGAPFGELSPHVFAVADVAYRAMINENKSNAILVSGESGAGKTETTKMLMRYLAYLGGRAATEGRTVEQQVLESNPVLEAFGNAKTVRNNNSSRFGKFVEIQFDKHGRISGAAIRTYLLERSRVCQISDPERNYHCFYLLCAAPQEDVEKYKLGNPKSFHYLNQSNCYELVGVSDAHEYLATRRAMDIVGISTQEQDAIFRVVAAILHIGNIEFSKGKEVDSSVLKDEKSKFHLETTAELLMCNPGALEDALCKRVMVTPEEVIKRSLDPYNATISRDGLAKTIYSRLFDWLVDKINSSIGQDASSKCLIGVLDIYGFESFKANSFEQFCINYTNEKLQQHFNQHVFKMEQEEYTKEQIDWSYIEFVDNQDVLDLIEKKPGGVIALLDEACMFPKSTHETFAQKLYQTFQKHKRFVKPKLSRTDFTICHYAGEVLYQSDQFLDKNKDYVVAEHQELLSASKCSFISGLFPPPPEETSKSSKFSSIGARFKQQLQALMDTLNSTEPHYIRCVKPNNVLKPAIFENVNVMQQLRCGGVLEAIRISCAGYPTRRTFYEFLHRFGILAPEALEGNSDEKVACKRILEKKGLLGFQIGKTKVFLRAGQMAELDARRTEVLSAAAKTIQGKMRTHIMRKKFLSLRKASVCVQAIWRGRLACKLYDNMRREAAAIKVQKNQRRHQARRSYKLHYASVLVVQTALRAMAARKEFRFKKQSTGAVTIQARYRCHRAHKYHKKLKWAAIVAQCRWRGRIARKELKKLKMEARETGALKEAKDKLEKKVEELTWRVQLEKRLRTDLEEAKAQELSKMQSSMEALQAKLDEASTKLAKEREAAKTIEEAPPVVKETQVVVQDTEKIDSLTTEVQELKTSLQSEKQRANDLEKKRSEEEQANEEKQKKLDETENKMRQFQDYLRRLEEKLANVESENKVLRQQAVSMAPSKILSGRSKSNLQRSSENVQVSSTDPKITPESNNTSSPKKEYDIDDKPQKSLNEKQQENQDLLIRCIAQHLGYAGNRPVAACIIYKCLLHWRSFEVERTSVFDRIIQTVGHAIETQDNNEVLAYWLSNASTLLLLLQRTLKASGSTGMAPQRRRSSSATLFGRMTQSFRGAPQGVNLSLINGSMVTGVETLRQVEAKYPALLFKQQLTAYVEKIYGMIRDNLKKEISPLLGLCIQAPRTSRASLMKGSSRSNTNTAAQQALIAHWQGIVKSLGNFVNILKVNNVPPFLVRKVFTQIFSFINVQLFNSLLLRRECCSFSNGEYVKAGLAELEHWCYRATDEYAGSAWDELKHIKQAIGFLVIHQKPKKTFDEISHDLCPVLSIQQLYRISTMYWDDKYGTHSVSPEVISNMRVLMTEDSNNPVSNSFLLDDDSSIPFSVDDISKSMQQIDISDIEPPPLIRENSGFVFLLPPPE